The following proteins are encoded in a genomic region of Caldicoprobacter guelmensis:
- a CDS encoding XTP/dITP diphosphatase gives MRQIVIATNNLGKIQEIRQILGDLPFELLSLRDAGITIKVEEDQDSFEGNARKKALEVAKYTGYPALADDSGLEVVALGGQPGVYSARFAGEDATDEQNNAKLLKMMEGIPYEKRQAVFRCVVVLAYPDGRMLEAKGECYGRIGFKPSGSGGFGYDPLFIVDGLGKTFAELTPEEKNRVSHRGIALRRLKELIKQQCCNLDAGKGE, from the coding sequence ATGAGACAGATAGTGATTGCAACCAATAATCTCGGTAAAATACAGGAAATTCGCCAAATTCTGGGCGACCTGCCCTTTGAATTATTATCTTTACGGGATGCTGGCATCACCATAAAGGTAGAAGAGGACCAGGATTCATTTGAAGGAAATGCGAGGAAAAAAGCGCTGGAAGTTGCCAAATATACGGGATATCCTGCTCTAGCGGATGATTCAGGTTTAGAAGTTGTAGCGCTTGGAGGCCAGCCAGGAGTGTATTCGGCCCGTTTTGCAGGAGAAGATGCTACCGACGAACAAAACAACGCTAAGCTGCTCAAGATGATGGAAGGCATACCCTATGAGAAGAGGCAAGCCGTATTTCGATGTGTGGTGGTTTTGGCTTATCCAGACGGAAGGATGCTTGAGGCAAAAGGAGAGTGCTATGGCAGGATAGGTTTTAAACCTTCGGGCAGTGGGGGATTTGGCTATGACCCGCTTTTCATTGTGGACGGTTTGGGGAAGACATTTGCGGAGCTTACTCCAGAAGAGAAAAACAGGGTCAGCCACCGCGGGATAGCTTTAAGAAGGCTTAAGGAGTTGATTAAACAGCAATGTTGTAATCTCGATGCCGGCAAAGGTGAGTAA
- a CDS encoding metallophosphoesterase, whose product MRIGVISDSHGKRFAIDRALKSIGEVDMLIHLGDLCSDALYMEKSLEVPVVYVRGNCDFSGQAPYSREIEVKGKLIFLTHGHLYRVKWGTSYIVDFASKNGFDVVLFGHTHVPEVFWEDNIVFMNPGSVSLPRGGASPSAGVIEVADDKILPYIVKI is encoded by the coding sequence ATGAGAATTGGAGTAATCAGTGACAGCCATGGGAAAAGGTTTGCCATTGACAGGGCTTTGAAGAGCATAGGAGAAGTGGACATGCTTATCCACCTTGGAGATCTGTGTTCCGATGCCCTGTATATGGAAAAGTCATTAGAAGTGCCGGTGGTATATGTCAGGGGCAATTGTGATTTTTCTGGGCAAGCTCCTTATTCAAGGGAGATTGAAGTGAAGGGTAAACTAATATTTTTAACCCATGGACATCTTTACCGGGTAAAATGGGGGACAAGCTACATTGTGGACTTCGCAAGCAAGAATGGCTTTGATGTGGTGCTTTTCGGCCATACCCACGTGCCTGAAGTTTTTTGGGAGGATAACATCGTATTTATGAACCCAGGAAGCGTTTCTCTGCCCAGAGGTGGTGCAAGTCCATCAGCTGGAGTTATTGAGGTGGCAGACGATAAGATTTTGCCGTATATTGTAAAAATCTAA
- a CDS encoding helix-turn-helix domain-containing protein — MAQHNCTTKYRSLTHLNAYERGQTAALHKEDKSICYIAKQLGRAPSTERI; from the coding sequence ATGGCCCAACATAATTGTACTACGAAATATCGTTCTCTTACACACCTAAATGCCTACGAGAGAGGTCAAACTGCTGCCCTGCACAAAGAAGACAAAAGCATATGCTACATCGCAAAACAGCTAGGTAGAGCTCCAAGTACTGAGAGAATCTAA